From Sphingopyxis sp. USTB-05, the proteins below share one genomic window:
- a CDS encoding alpha/beta fold hydrolase, which translates to MNRVVRAALAAALTIGSAPVLAGEPAKAAVGFIEVDPAITLRHMVVHNPNPKGTVLLLHGFPETLYVWQDMSAALADDYEVHAFDWPGYGQSSRPAASEFAYAPRDYARVLKAYIAKAGIDRSKLTIYATDIGALPALLAALDDPDIARTIIVGDFAPFDRPQHMQERLQQLKSPETAEAARIQFNQARDEIFENSTRRGLAPEAQFGVPQAYQEDRRRGWGQGAMTSADAFYHYYSHFSRDQNDFEANIGRLKTPVKVMWGEKDVFINHALGAELAQRIGASFRLLPGIGHYPHLQDPQGAAGEVRSAFR; encoded by the coding sequence ATGAACCGGGTCGTCCGCGCCGCGCTCGCCGCGGCCCTCACTATCGGCTCCGCGCCCGTCCTCGCCGGCGAACCGGCGAAGGCAGCGGTCGGCTTTATCGAAGTCGACCCCGCGATCACGCTCCGACATATGGTCGTCCATAATCCCAACCCGAAAGGGACGGTGCTCCTGCTCCACGGCTTCCCCGAAACATTATATGTCTGGCAGGACATGTCGGCGGCGCTCGCCGACGATTATGAGGTCCATGCGTTCGATTGGCCGGGCTATGGGCAATCGTCGCGCCCCGCGGCCAGCGAGTTCGCCTATGCGCCGCGCGATTATGCCCGTGTCCTGAAAGCCTATATCGCGAAGGCGGGGATCGATCGGTCGAAATTGACGATCTATGCGACCGATATCGGGGCGCTGCCCGCGCTGCTCGCCGCGCTCGACGATCCCGACATTGCTCGCACGATCATCGTCGGCGATTTCGCGCCGTTCGATCGGCCGCAGCATATGCAGGAAAGATTACAGCAGTTGAAATCGCCCGAAACGGCGGAGGCCGCGCGGATACAGTTCAATCAGGCGCGCGACGAGATTTTCGAGAATTCGACCCGGCGCGGCCTTGCGCCCGAAGCGCAGTTCGGGGTGCCGCAAGCCTATCAGGAAGACCGGCGCCGGGGATGGGGGCAGGGCGCCATGACCTCCGCCGATGCCTTCTATCATTATTATTCGCACTTCAGCCGCGATCAGAATGATTTCGAGGCCAATATCGGGCGGCTGAAGACCCCGGTGAAGGTCATGTGGGGTGAGAAGGACGTCTTCATAAATCACGCGTTGGGAGCCGAACTGGCCCAGCGCATCGGCGCCTCATTCCGTCTCTTGCCAGGCATCGGACATTATCCGCACCTTCAGGACCCGCAGGGTGCCGCCGGGGAAGTCCGGTCTGCCTTTCGATAG
- a CDS encoding NAD-glutamate dehydrogenase domain-containing protein yields MPQNTSDTPETDTPTPSTVKIPPKVAAAYLAALAGSALPGEGDDMDKAALSDASQFAARAALERTAETPSLLLEPIAADGTDRRMRLVIINDDMPFLVDSTSQIVAAQGLAVHRILHPVVTVKRDAKGHLQEAGEGSARESVIYMELERGDARARRRLLDALEAALRDVRAAVRDWRAMRAAMLADAAMRVEGEAAELLRWFEGGAMTQLGHEWRTRDGKVQDPLGISESADGQLLSPAALEAAFAWFDQGGTAPLLIKSNRLSAVHRRVLLDLVIVPEVKGKKVDRLSIHAGLWTSAALSAPPAKVPVLRAQLEALMAKFGFDPTGHAGKALAHALTALPHDLLIAFDAASLEELVLTSMSITDRPRPKVVMVQSALGRHLFAFVWLPRDEVSTGRRLAVESLLVREAKAGVIGWTMVLEDGGAALLRYTLDLRSGGVVPDAEALNTQLEQMVRGWQPEVEAALAKRGDPGRAAALAARFAPTFPPNYRNLYNPEEAARDILRLRDLDAANPRSVRLARKSLDGDDRLRLKVYSAVGPLALSDVVPALEHFGFEVLEEIPTALQSRAPGAEGEDEQSIVIHDFTLRLPANVDELALLPYAEVLEGAIAAVLDGRAENDAFNELVLTNQTDPHAIVWLRAWFRYLRQGGSAYGMDTVVSALRHAPKLTAALIERFRALHDPKARDAKRADALAAEILADFADIKSIDEDRILRLFHAVISATLRTNAFAPAAEEALAFKIDSSLVPGLPKPLPWREVWVYSPRVEGIHLRAGPVARGGLRWSDRRDDFRTEILGLMKAQRVKNAVIVPTGAKGGFYPKALPDVSLDRDAWFAEGTECYRIFIRSLLSITDNLVAGKVVHPKGVVIHDGDDPYFVVAADKGTATFSDVANALAMERDFWLGDAFASGGSKGYDHKAMGITAKGAWLSVQRHFAEMGVDVQSDTIRVVGCGDMSGDVFGNGMLLSKAIQLTAAFDHRHIFLDPNPDPAKSWKERERMFNLPRSSWADYNEKLISKGGGIFPRSQKSITLTPEVQAMLGLSVSEIDPGSLISAILKAPADLLWFGGIGTYVKAASQNNAEVGDPANDALRVDAEDLRVKAVGEGANLGTTQAARIAFSAKGGRINTDFIDNSAGVDCSDNEVNIKIALNREMAEGRLSQDDRDALLVRMTDNVSELVLEDNRLQALALSIAEKGGSAAVPSLVRIMETFEASGRLDRKVEGLAANDELLRRAAEGRGLTRPELAVLLSTAKLALQDAIEHSDLPNDPALGSDLAAAFPDEMQRDFGQAIADHQLRREIIATKIANRIINRMGIVHPFELVEEEGCALGDIAAAFVAVERLLDLPAIWDALDEAKIDESIRLSLFSQAASAMTSQMADLLRVTQSLSQPGPVVARLEPGVDRLNASVDGLLSPSVKHQWDMLTQQLLDAGAPEALTASVVRLFKTDGAIGIVDLAERRGDDEVAVTSAFSHLGEALGLDWAQTLAAHMSPADPWERLLVNSLARDFQQMRLTFLAGLPKGDLDAAVTKWLADHAPRVEQFRATVDRARMIPTPNGAMLSHIAGQARGLLGR; encoded by the coding sequence ATGCCTCAGAATACGTCCGACACGCCGGAAACGGACACGCCAACCCCCTCCACCGTCAAAATTCCTCCGAAAGTTGCCGCCGCCTATCTGGCCGCGCTCGCCGGCAGCGCGCTGCCGGGCGAGGGCGACGATATGGACAAGGCGGCGCTGTCCGATGCGAGCCAGTTCGCTGCGCGTGCTGCGCTTGAGCGCACGGCCGAAACGCCGTCGTTGCTGCTCGAACCGATTGCCGCCGACGGCACCGACCGCCGCATGCGGCTTGTCATCATCAATGACGACATGCCCTTCCTGGTCGATTCGACGTCGCAGATCGTCGCGGCGCAGGGTCTGGCCGTCCACCGCATCCTCCACCCCGTCGTAACCGTGAAGCGCGATGCCAAGGGGCATTTGCAGGAAGCCGGTGAAGGATCGGCCCGCGAGTCGGTCATTTATATGGAACTCGAACGCGGCGACGCACGCGCGCGTCGCCGCCTGCTCGACGCGCTCGAGGCCGCGCTGCGCGACGTGCGTGCGGCGGTGCGCGACTGGCGTGCGATGCGCGCCGCGATGCTCGCCGACGCCGCGATGCGCGTCGAGGGCGAGGCGGCCGAACTGCTCCGCTGGTTCGAGGGCGGGGCGATGACCCAGCTCGGCCACGAATGGCGCACGCGCGACGGCAAGGTGCAGGACCCGCTCGGCATCAGCGAAAGCGCCGACGGCCAACTGCTGTCGCCGGCCGCGCTCGAAGCCGCTTTCGCCTGGTTCGATCAGGGCGGCACCGCGCCGCTGCTGATCAAATCGAACCGCTTGTCGGCGGTGCATCGCCGCGTCCTGCTCGACCTCGTCATCGTACCCGAGGTGAAGGGCAAGAAGGTCGATCGCCTGTCGATTCATGCCGGCCTCTGGACCAGTGCCGCGCTGTCCGCGCCGCCCGCGAAGGTGCCCGTGCTGCGCGCGCAGCTCGAAGCCTTGATGGCGAAATTCGGTTTCGACCCCACGGGCCACGCGGGCAAGGCGCTCGCGCACGCGCTGACCGCGCTGCCGCACGATCTGCTCATCGCGTTCGACGCGGCGTCGCTCGAAGAGCTGGTGCTGACCTCTATGTCGATCACCGACCGGCCGCGGCCGAAGGTGGTGATGGTGCAGAGTGCGCTCGGCCGTCACCTGTTCGCTTTCGTCTGGTTGCCGCGCGACGAAGTTTCGACCGGCCGCCGCCTTGCGGTCGAATCGCTGCTGGTGCGCGAGGCGAAGGCCGGCGTTATCGGTTGGACGATGGTGCTCGAAGACGGCGGCGCGGCGCTCTTGCGCTATACGCTCGACCTGCGCAGCGGCGGGGTCGTACCCGACGCCGAGGCGCTGAACACCCAGCTCGAACAGATGGTGCGTGGCTGGCAGCCCGAGGTTGAAGCGGCGCTGGCGAAGCGCGGGGATCCCGGCCGCGCGGCGGCACTCGCGGCGCGTTTTGCGCCGACCTTCCCGCCCAACTACCGCAACCTCTATAATCCTGAGGAAGCCGCGCGCGATATCCTTCGCCTGCGCGATCTCGACGCCGCCAACCCGCGCAGCGTGCGGCTGGCGCGCAAGAGCCTCGACGGCGACGACCGGCTGCGGCTCAAAGTCTATAGCGCGGTCGGCCCGCTCGCGCTGTCCGACGTCGTACCCGCGCTCGAACATTTCGGGTTTGAGGTGCTCGAGGAAATCCCGACCGCGCTCCAGAGCAGGGCTCCCGGTGCCGAGGGCGAAGACGAGCAGTCGATCGTCATCCATGATTTCACGCTGCGGCTGCCCGCCAATGTCGATGAACTCGCGCTGCTTCCCTATGCCGAAGTGCTCGAAGGCGCGATCGCGGCGGTGCTCGACGGGCGCGCCGAAAATGACGCCTTTAACGAGCTTGTGCTGACCAATCAGACCGACCCGCACGCGATCGTGTGGCTGCGCGCCTGGTTCCGCTATCTGCGTCAGGGCGGCTCCGCCTATGGCATGGACACGGTGGTGAGCGCGCTGCGGCATGCGCCCAAGCTGACGGCGGCGCTGATCGAACGGTTCCGCGCGCTCCACGACCCCAAGGCGCGCGACGCGAAGCGTGCCGACGCGCTTGCGGCTGAAATCCTTGCCGACTTTGCCGACATCAAGTCGATCGACGAGGATCGCATCCTCCGCCTGTTCCACGCCGTGATCAGCGCGACGCTGCGTACCAACGCGTTCGCACCCGCGGCCGAGGAAGCGCTGGCGTTCAAGATCGATTCGAGCCTCGTTCCCGGCCTGCCCAAGCCGCTGCCCTGGCGCGAAGTGTGGGTCTATTCGCCGCGCGTCGAGGGCATTCACTTGCGCGCCGGTCCGGTCGCGCGCGGGGGCCTCCGCTGGTCCGACCGCCGCGACGACTTCCGCACCGAAATTCTCGGGCTGATGAAGGCGCAGCGAGTCAAGAACGCCGTCATCGTGCCGACCGGCGCAAAGGGCGGCTTCTATCCCAAGGCGCTGCCCGACGTGTCGCTCGACCGCGACGCCTGGTTCGCCGAGGGCACCGAATGCTATCGCATCTTCATCCGCTCCTTGCTGTCGATCACCGACAATCTGGTCGCGGGCAAGGTCGTGCATCCGAAGGGCGTTGTGATCCACGACGGTGACGATCCTTACTTCGTCGTCGCCGCCGACAAGGGCACCGCGACCTTCTCCGACGTCGCCAATGCGCTCGCGATGGAACGCGACTTCTGGCTCGGCGACGCGTTCGCCAGCGGCGGATCGAAGGGCTATGACCACAAGGCGATGGGCATCACCGCCAAGGGCGCCTGGCTCTCGGTCCAGCGCCACTTTGCCGAAATGGGCGTCGATGTGCAGAGCGACACGATCCGCGTCGTCGGTTGCGGCGACATGTCGGGCGACGTGTTCGGCAACGGCATGCTGCTGTCGAAGGCAATTCAGTTGACCGCAGCATTCGACCATCGCCACATCTTCCTCGACCCCAATCCCGATCCGGCAAAGAGCTGGAAGGAACGCGAGCGGATGTTCAACCTGCCGCGCTCATCCTGGGCCGACTATAATGAGAAGCTGATCTCGAAGGGCGGCGGCATCTTCCCGCGTAGCCAGAAGAGCATAACGCTGACCCCCGAAGTGCAGGCGATGCTCGGCCTTTCGGTCAGCGAAATCGACCCTGGCTCGCTGATCTCGGCAATCCTGAAAGCGCCTGCCGACCTCCTCTGGTTCGGCGGCATCGGCACCTATGTGAAGGCGGCAAGCCAGAATAATGCCGAAGTCGGCGATCCCGCGAACGACGCGCTGCGTGTCGATGCGGAGGATCTGCGCGTCAAGGCGGTGGGCGAGGGCGCCAACCTCGGCACGACGCAGGCCGCGCGCATCGCCTTCTCGGCGAAGGGTGGGCGGATCAATACCGACTTCATCGACAACTCGGCCGGCGTCGATTGTTCGGATAATGAGGTGAATATCAAGATCGCGTTGAACCGCGAGATGGCCGAAGGGCGCCTGTCGCAGGATGATCGCGACGCGCTGCTCGTGCGCATGACGGACAATGTCTCGGAACTGGTGCTCGAGGACAACCGGCTGCAGGCGCTTGCGCTGTCGATCGCCGAAAAGGGCGGTTCGGCGGCGGTGCCGTCGCTCGTGCGGATCATGGAGACGTTCGAGGCATCGGGCCGGCTCGATCGCAAGGTCGAGGGACTTGCTGCGAACGACGAGCTTCTCCGCCGCGCCGCCGAAGGGCGCGGACTGACGCGCCCCGAACTCGCGGTGCTGCTCTCGACCGCCAAGCTCGCGCTGCAGGATGCAATCGAGCATAGCGACCTGCCGAACGATCCTGCGCTCGGCAGCGACCTTGCCGCGGCCTTCCCTGACGAGATGCAGCGCGATTTCGGGCAGGCGATCGCCGACCATCAGCTTCGCCGCGAAATCATCGCAACGAAGATCGCGAACCGCATCATCAACCGCATGGGCATCGTCCATCCGTTCGAACTGGTCGAAGAGGAGGGCTGTGCGCTCGGCGATATCGCGGCGGCATTCGTCGCGGTAGAGCGCCTGCTCGACCTGCCCGCGATCTGGGACGCGCTCGACGAAGCGAAGATCGACGAGAGCATCCGCCTGTCGCTGTTCAGTCAGGCCGCGTCGGCGATGACGTCGCAGATGGCCGACCTGCTGCGCGTTACGCAGTCGCTCTCGCAGCCCGGACCCGTCGTGGCGCGGCTCGAACCCGGTGTCGACCGTCTCAACGCCAGCGTCGACGGTCTGCTCAGCCCGTCGGTCAAGCATCAGTGGGACATGCTGACGCAGCAACTGCTCGACGCGGGCGCGCCCGAGGCGCTGACCGCTTCGGTCGTGCGGCTGTTCAAGACCGACGGCGCGATCGGCATCGTCGACCTCGCCGAACGGCGCGGCGACGACGAGGTCGCGGTGACCAGCGCCTTCAGCCATCTGGGCGAAGCATTGGGTCTCGATTGGGCGCAGACGCTGGCGGCGCATATGAGCCCGGCCGATCCGTGGGAACGCCTGCTCGTCAACAGCCTCGCGCGCGATTTCCAGCAAATGCGGCTGACCTTCCTCGCCGGGCTGCCGAAAGGCGATCTCGACGCGGCGGTGACCAAATGGCTTGCCGACCATGCACCGCGGGTCGAGCAGTTCCGCGCCACGGTCGACCGCGCGCGGATGATCCCGACCCCGAACGGTGCAATGCTGTCGCATATTGCGGGGCAGGCGCGCGGGCTGCTGGGGCGGTAA
- a CDS encoding DUF1963 domain-containing protein, with translation MNEVESAMLMLAGATLAFLGIAFAIWWSRRPRPVAAAPRAPRAPREIRLPKLSRKAVPEYEEVEISPSRLARIRRTDPPEMPDESGYEADSEPTAAVEPVIEPVEATLETMASEVAAEAHRMGNPDAEEVTLRLVPQIPPRDAISTNSWIGGRPHLPAGTNWPKIDDQPADFLAQINCADLPQHLWGGLGPRDGALAFFIHRRKYAVSVLHLHEPGLPVAPPFTLNDPEGWFAPYGRLGSGDLASYAVRAFPEWPVDLVAVHPGEADPRSESDPAEPGAALYDGGYDIADPAFHPFDWGSMTMMVTLLEQRLDRLTAEAMPPPGAAAEHVSEMEQRAAINREARTRAEEIIAIIRDSAARADFSAADATAVMAGLHAIRWAKAIRSVDPETGAEQVETIILPLTTHRADANLWVHDYQTILFDRAKHAWCANPDNLSAPARALFEPWWQALAEREMAAMGHQPFRHLIDYDEERDAVLLELPTSGLMSRIFGDRDNLVVTIDRANLAVGDFSKVRAQVSS, from the coding sequence ATGAACGAGGTCGAATCGGCGATGCTGATGCTCGCCGGAGCCACATTGGCCTTTCTGGGAATCGCTTTCGCCATCTGGTGGTCGCGGCGCCCGCGCCCGGTCGCCGCCGCCCCGCGCGCGCCACGAGCGCCGCGTGAAATCCGTCTGCCAAAGCTCTCCCGCAAGGCCGTACCCGAATATGAGGAGGTCGAAATCTCCCCCTCGCGCCTCGCGCGGATCCGCCGCACCGACCCGCCCGAGATGCCGGACGAGAGCGGATATGAGGCCGACTCCGAACCAACGGCCGCGGTCGAGCCCGTTATCGAACCCGTCGAAGCCACGCTCGAGACGATGGCATCCGAAGTCGCGGCGGAAGCGCACCGTATGGGCAATCCCGACGCCGAAGAGGTCACGCTTCGCCTCGTCCCCCAGATCCCGCCGCGCGATGCGATCTCGACGAATAGCTGGATCGGTGGTCGCCCACACCTGCCGGCCGGGACGAATTGGCCGAAGATTGACGATCAGCCGGCAGATTTCCTGGCGCAGATCAACTGCGCCGACCTGCCGCAGCATCTGTGGGGCGGACTGGGGCCGCGCGACGGCGCGCTCGCATTCTTCATCCATCGCCGCAAATATGCCGTGAGCGTGCTTCATCTGCACGAACCGGGTCTGCCCGTTGCGCCACCCTTCACGCTCAACGACCCCGAAGGATGGTTCGCCCCCTATGGTCGCCTTGGCTCGGGCGATCTCGCTTCATATGCGGTGCGCGCCTTTCCCGAATGGCCGGTCGACCTTGTCGCCGTGCATCCGGGCGAAGCTGATCCGCGCAGCGAAAGCGATCCCGCCGAGCCCGGCGCCGCGCTTTACGACGGCGGCTACGACATCGCCGACCCAGCCTTCCACCCCTTCGACTGGGGCAGTATGACGATGATGGTCACATTGCTCGAGCAACGGCTCGACCGGCTGACGGCCGAGGCCATGCCGCCGCCGGGCGCCGCCGCCGAGCACGTCTCCGAGATGGAACAACGTGCCGCGATCAACCGCGAGGCGCGCACGCGCGCGGAAGAGATTATCGCCATTATCCGTGACAGTGCGGCGCGCGCCGATTTCTCGGCGGCCGACGCTACGGCGGTGATGGCGGGGTTGCACGCGATCCGCTGGGCCAAGGCGATCCGCTCGGTCGATCCCGAAACGGGCGCGGAACAGGTTGAGACGATCATCCTGCCCCTGACGACCCATCGCGCCGACGCGAATTTGTGGGTCCATGATTATCAGACAATCCTGTTCGATCGCGCAAAGCACGCATGGTGCGCCAATCCGGATAATCTTTCGGCACCCGCGCGCGCGCTGTTCGAACCCTGGTGGCAGGCCCTGGCCGAACGCGAAATGGCCGCGATGGGGCATCAGCCCTTTCGCCACCTGATCGACTATGACGAAGAGCGCGACGCAGTGCTGCTCGAATTGCCGACCAGCGGACTTATGAGCCGCATCTTTGGCGATCGCGACAATCTGGTCGTGACGATCGATAGGGCGAACCTTGCCGTCGGCGACTTTTCCAAAGTCCGGGCGCAGGTGAGCAGCTAG
- the phbB gene encoding acetoacetyl-CoA reductase, protein MARIAIVTGGSRGIGEAISLKLQEQGVTVVANYAGNDEKAREFSERTGIRAMKWDVGDHQACLDSCAQIAAEIGAIDIVVNNAGITRDGTLARMSYDDWDDVMRVNLGGCFNMAKATFGGMVERGWGRIVNIGSINGQAGQYGQVNYAAAKSGIHGFTKALAQEGAKKGVTVNAIAPGYIDTDMVAAVPAPVLEKIVAKIPVGRLGQADEIARGVAFLCSEDAGFVTGSTMSINGGQHMY, encoded by the coding sequence ATGGCACGAATCGCAATCGTCACCGGCGGCAGCCGCGGCATCGGGGAAGCGATTTCACTGAAACTGCAGGAACAGGGCGTCACCGTCGTCGCCAACTATGCCGGCAATGACGAAAAGGCGCGCGAGTTCAGCGAGCGGACCGGCATCCGGGCGATGAAGTGGGACGTCGGCGATCACCAAGCATGCCTCGACAGCTGCGCGCAGATCGCGGCAGAGATCGGCGCCATCGACATCGTCGTCAACAACGCCGGCATCACCCGCGACGGCACGCTTGCCCGCATGAGCTATGACGATTGGGACGATGTGATGCGCGTCAATCTTGGCGGCTGCTTCAACATGGCGAAAGCGACCTTCGGCGGCATGGTCGAGCGCGGCTGGGGCCGCATCGTCAATATCGGTTCGATCAACGGACAGGCGGGCCAGTACGGCCAGGTCAATTATGCGGCCGCGAAATCGGGCATCCACGGCTTCACCAAGGCGCTGGCGCAGGAAGGCGCGAAGAAAGGCGTGACAGTCAACGCGATCGCGCCCGGCTATATCGACACCGACATGGTTGCCGCGGTGCCCGCGCCGGTGCTCGAAAAGATCGTCGCGAAGATTCCCGTCGGGCGCCTCGGCCAGGCCGATGAAATCGCGCGCGGCGTCGCCTTTTTGTGCAGCGAGGATGCGGGCTTCGTCACCGGGTCGACGATGAGCATCAACGGCGGCCAGCATATGTACTGA
- a CDS encoding ribbon-helix-helix domain-containing protein, which yields MSTPLHPPVKRSVTIAGHPTSISLEPMFWDALEAEAARQGLPINALVARIDVARMEADDPPNLTSAIRQWLWRSRPGQIAP from the coding sequence TTGAGCACGCCGCTTCACCCCCCGGTCAAACGATCGGTGACGATCGCCGGCCATCCGACCTCGATCAGCCTTGAGCCGATGTTCTGGGACGCGCTCGAAGCCGAAGCCGCGCGGCAGGGCCTGCCCATCAACGCGCTCGTCGCGCGGATCGATGTCGCGCGGATGGAAGCGGACGATCCGCCGAACCTGACCTCGGCGATCCGCCAATGGCTTTGGCGGAGCCGGCCCGGTCAGATCGCCCCATAG
- a CDS encoding DUF4019 domain-containing protein, protein MTGLQALTEKEKETLRLLVDGHDAKSMARHLGLSVHTINERLRDARRKMSASSSREAARQLREIERETPQFLADRAFRDAAVAADMGELRTPAGTRRISRRTGWIAGGIVMSISLALFAFASLSGTAGAPAAPKPASEAPASETAAVQAARQWLALTDKSDWNGSWNATGQAFKSLNTSDRWAEVSRSVRTPLGALVSRELIGEEYVPAPPYGYQVVKFRTSYANKAGAIETLSLVREGEEWRVVGVTIE, encoded by the coding sequence ATGACAGGACTTCAGGCGCTCACCGAAAAGGAAAAGGAAACGTTGCGCCTGCTGGTCGACGGCCATGACGCGAAATCCATGGCGCGGCATCTGGGATTGTCGGTCCATACGATCAACGAACGCCTGCGCGATGCACGGCGCAAGATGTCGGCGTCGAGCAGCCGTGAGGCCGCGCGGCAGCTACGCGAGATCGAACGGGAGACCCCCCAATTTTTGGCGGACAGGGCTTTCAGGGATGCGGCCGTCGCGGCCGACATGGGAGAGCTTCGGACACCAGCCGGGACGCGCCGCATATCGCGCCGCACTGGCTGGATAGCCGGAGGAATTGTCATGTCGATCAGCCTTGCTCTCTTTGCGTTCGCGTCCTTGTCGGGGACCGCCGGGGCGCCCGCCGCGCCCAAGCCAGCCTCGGAGGCACCGGCGAGTGAAACCGCTGCGGTACAGGCGGCGCGTCAGTGGCTCGCCCTGACCGACAAAAGCGACTGGAACGGCAGTTGGAACGCCACCGGACAGGCGTTCAAGTCGCTCAACACGAGCGACCGGTGGGCCGAAGTGTCGCGGTCGGTCCGCACGCCGCTCGGCGCGCTCGTTTCCCGCGAATTGATCGGCGAAGAATATGTGCCCGCGCCGCCCTATGGCTATCAGGTCGTAAAGTTCAGGACGAGCTATGCGAACAAGGCAGGGGCGATCGAAACGCTGTCGCTGGTTCGCGAGGGCGAGGAGTGGCGCGTCGTCGGGGTTACGATCGAATAG
- a CDS encoding RimK family alpha-L-glutamate ligase: MPFQPRVAILVPAPDYYEKWQPAFARKAAALTAAGLIVEQRVWSDPGDLSGYDLVLPLFAWGYQRDVASWYALLDRLEDARLPVANPVPVLRWNSDKAYLGELGAKGVAVVPTVEVDALDDASLTEAMSELATDEIVIKPAISGGADETHRIAPGAPIPADALGARRLVQPLMPGILTEGEYSLFFFAGKFSHAIVKRPASGDFRVQEQFGGRETACAASDAAQALAAQALAAAPAAPVYARVDMVGDALGTLHIMELELIEPSLFLHHAPDKGAAFGSAVYGAI, from the coding sequence ATGCCGTTTCAGCCCCGCGTCGCGATCCTCGTCCCGGCGCCCGACTATTACGAGAAGTGGCAGCCCGCCTTTGCCCGCAAGGCGGCGGCGCTGACGGCGGCCGGGTTGATCGTCGAGCAGCGGGTCTGGAGCGATCCCGGCGATCTGTCGGGTTATGACCTCGTCCTTCCGCTGTTCGCCTGGGGTTATCAGCGCGATGTCGCCAGTTGGTATGCGCTGCTCGATCGGCTGGAGGACGCGCGCCTGCCGGTTGCCAATCCGGTGCCGGTGCTGCGCTGGAACAGCGACAAGGCCTATCTTGGCGAACTCGGTGCAAAGGGCGTCGCGGTCGTGCCGACGGTCGAGGTCGATGCGCTCGACGACGCGAGCCTGACCGAAGCGATGTCGGAGCTGGCGACCGACGAAATCGTGATCAAGCCGGCGATCTCGGGCGGCGCCGACGAAACGCATCGCATCGCGCCAGGGGCGCCGATCCCGGCCGATGCATTGGGGGCGCGGCGGCTGGTCCAGCCGCTGATGCCCGGCATCCTGACCGAGGGCGAATATTCGCTCTTCTTTTTTGCGGGCAAGTTCAGCCACGCGATCGTCAAGCGTCCGGCTTCGGGCGATTTTCGCGTTCAGGAGCAATTCGGCGGGCGCGAGACGGCGTGCGCGGCGAGCGACGCCGCGCAGGCGCTCGCCGCGCAGGCCCTCGCCGCGGCGCCGGCGGCGCCTGTTTACGCGCGCGTCGATATGGTCGGCGACGCGCTGGGCACGCTGCACATCATGGAACTCGAACTGATCGAGCCGTCGCTGTTCCTCCACCATGCACCGGACAAGGGCGCGGCGTTCGGATCGGCGGTCTATGGGGCGATCTGA
- the hemH gene encoding ferrochelatase translates to MTNGKAAAAPLPADHPQVATPRIGVLLVNLGTPDAPDAPSVRRYLAEFLSDRRVVEIPQILWQPILRGIILTTRPKKSAHAYAQVWTDEGSPLAAITQRQAEALQAVFGETVKVAHAMRYGEPAIGGAIDALTAAGCRNILVAPLYPQYCAATTATVVDAVGKHLQTLRWQPTLRFLPPYHDDAAYLGALKESAERGLAALDFTPDVLLASFHGMPERTLHLGDPYHCQCRKTARLLSDALGRPVEVVFQSRFGRAKWLEPATDVRLEQLGREGRSVAVFAPGFSADCLETLEELAIRGKQQFESAGGRHFAYLPCLNADAPGMAMLETLVRRELAGWL, encoded by the coding sequence ATGACAAACGGCAAGGCAGCCGCTGCGCCCCTTCCGGCCGACCACCCGCAAGTGGCGACGCCGCGCATCGGGGTGCTGCTGGTCAACCTCGGCACTCCCGACGCGCCCGACGCGCCGTCGGTGCGCCGCTATCTCGCTGAATTCCTATCCGATCGCCGCGTCGTCGAAATCCCGCAGATCCTTTGGCAACCGATCCTGCGCGGGATCATCCTGACGACACGGCCGAAAAAATCCGCGCACGCCTATGCGCAAGTGTGGACCGACGAAGGATCGCCGCTCGCCGCGATTACGCAAAGGCAGGCTGAAGCATTGCAAGCCGTGTTCGGGGAAACCGTGAAAGTCGCCCATGCCATGCGCTACGGCGAACCGGCGATCGGCGGGGCCATCGACGCGCTGACGGCGGCGGGCTGCCGCAATATCCTCGTCGCGCCGCTTTATCCCCAATATTGCGCCGCGACGACCGCAACGGTGGTCGATGCCGTGGGCAAACATCTGCAGACGCTGCGCTGGCAGCCGACGTTGCGCTTTCTGCCGCCCTATCACGACGATGCCGCTTATTTGGGCGCGCTCAAAGAGTCGGCGGAGCGCGGACTTGCCGCGCTCGATTTCACCCCCGACGTACTGCTCGCCAGCTTTCACGGGATGCCCGAACGGACGCTGCACCTCGGCGATCCTTATCATTGCCAGTGCCGCAAAACCGCACGACTGCTGTCGGACGCACTCGGCCGTCCTGTCGAGGTGGTGTTCCAGTCGCGCTTCGGGCGCGCCAAATGGCTCGAACCCGCGACCGATGTGCGGCTTGAGCAGCTCGGCCGCGAAGGCCGCAGCGTCGCGGTGTTCGCGCCCGGCTTTTCGGCCGATTGCCTCGAAACGCTCGAAGAGCTGGCGATCCGCGGCAAGCAGCAGTTCGAGAGCGCAGGCGGGCGGCATTTCGCCTATCTTCCATGCCTCAACGCCGACGCGCCCGGCATGGCGATGCTCGAAACGCTGGTGCGCCGCGAACTGGCGGGATGGCTCTGA